The DNA segment CCGGTAGCGGGTCCTCGGGTCGGATCGGGATCGAGACATCGTCGAGCGAGTAGAACTCGCCGTCGTGGCTGACGCGCTCCTCGGTAAGCAACCGCCGGAGGAGGTCGAGCCCCTCGACGAGTCGGGGAACGCGCTCGCGCTTGGGCACGTCGAACGCCTCGAACTCGACGTCCCGGTAGCCTGCCCCGACGCCGAGGATCGTCCGCCCGTCGTGGAGTGCATCGATCGTGGCGATCTGTTCCGCGATCTCGACTGGGTGATGGAGGGGAAGGAGAACGACGCCGGTCGCGATCTCCATCGACTCGACCTCGCCGGTGAGTCGCGCGAGGAAGGGCAGTAGCTGTAGCTGCGTAAAGTCCGAGAGGTAGTGTTGGCCCGTCATCACCCCGTCGAACCCCGACTCGTCGGCCGTCCTCGCGATCCGGAGCATCCCTTCCCGGAGCTCGAGGCCGCTCTCCCGCGTCGCCGTCTGTGGGTTGGCGTACACGCCGAATCTCATGGCGGGGGATCGGTCGTTCCCCGCTTAAGCGTTCGGAGGAGCGTGGCGCGTCCTCCGACGACCCATCGCTGGAGGACGTCTCCGGGTGGCGAGTTATACGGACGGAGCGTG comes from the Halalkalicoccus sp. CG83 genome and includes:
- a CDS encoding LLM class flavin-dependent oxidoreductase encodes the protein MRFGVYANPQTATRESGLELREGMLRIARTADESGFDGVMTGQHYLSDFTQLQLLPFLARLTGEVESMEIATGVVLLPLHHPVEIAEQIATIDALHDGRTILGVGAGYRDVEFEAFDVPKRERVPRLVEGLDLLRRLLTEERVSHDGEFYSLDDVSIPIRPEDPLPVWLAANSDRAVERAARLSDAWLVNPHSTIDEIATQKREQYDPIRTSRGEDTAVPAIREAFVAPTSEEALEIAREHLEEKYQRYISWGQDEAMEDAADLHRPFDELAEDRFLLGTPAEVCAEIERYEEEFDASYVVVRSHWPGLPYERACESIELMGDEVLPNV